DNA from Sphingomonas sp. R1:
CGACACTAGCGGCTCCCGTCCGGAAGAAGGCCGCCGGAGCCACGGGGCGCCCGCCGAAGGCGATGGTGGCGTGGGGGCCGCGAACGATCGCCTTTGCACCAATTCTTAAGGATCTTCGCGGTTTAACCGACATCATAACGATAAGGCCGTCCCGCCCGGGGTAGCAGAGGGCGGGCGGAAGCGAGGGGGAGCATATGAGTGTCGCCACCGCGAAGGTGTATTGGCGCGAGGCCGTCGAGTTCGTCGGCTATTTTGTCTTCATGACCACGCTGGGGGCCGCGATGGTGGTGCTGGTCCGCAACGCGCCACAGGCCCATGCGTCCTGGTACATCGACACCTGCATCGCCGTGGCCGCGATGACCGGGGCCTATGCTTTCCGGATGTACCGACGCTATCGGGCCGCCCGCCCGGCCTGGACGCCGGTGCTGACCCCGGTGCTGGACGCCGAAGGCGGAATCTCCCCCGAGGAACGGCGACAGCGAAACTGGTCCGATCGCATCTTCTCCGAAAAGCAGCGCGAGACCAGCCCGGAGCGCGTCAAACTGCTCTCGCAGCTCGAGGCGGTCGAGGAGGCCTATCGCGCGCGCTGCCGGGCGCGGGGCGAGGAACCGGACCGATCCTCGTTCGAGATGCGCACGTCGATGACCGTCGAGGATATCCGCAGGCGCATTGCACTGCGCATGGACCAATAGGGGTGTGGCGTCTCGCCCATCTTGGGGTGGGGCGTCGCAACGAAAAAGCCCCCGCCGTTGCCGGCAGGGGCCCTTTCTGTACCGAAACGCCGTCGCTTACGCGGCCGACTTCGCCCGGCTGGCGCGCTTGCGCTCGTTCGGGTCGAGGTAGCGCTTGCGCAGACGGATGTTCTTCGGGGTGACCTCCACCATCTCGTCGTCGTCGATGTACGCGATGGCCTGCTCCAGCGTCATCTTCTTCGGCGGGGTCAGGCGGATCGCGTCGTCCTTGCCGCCCGAAGCGCGGAAGTTGGTCAGCTGCTTCGCCTTCATCGGGTTGACCTCGAGGTCTTCCGTCTTGGCGTTCTCGCCGATGATCATGCCTTCATACAGCGCTTCGCCGTGGCCGACGAACAGGATGCCGCGCTCTTCGAGCGGACCCAGCGCATAGCCCTGGGCTTCGCCGGCGCCGTTGGAGATCAGCACGCCGTTCTTGCGGCCTTCGATCTTGCCCTTGTACGGCCCGTACTTCTCGAACAGGCGGTTCATGATGCCGGTGCCGCGGGTGTCCGACAGGAACTCGCCGTGATAGCCGATCAGGCCGCGCGACGGTGCCGAGAAGGTGATGCGGGTCTTGCCGCCACCCGACGGACGCATGTCGGTCATCTCGGCCTTGCGCTGGTTCATCTTGTCGACGACCGTGCCCGAGAATTCCTCGTCCACGTCGATCACGACGGTCTCGTACGGCTCTTCGCGGCCCTCGGGGCCTTCCTGGAACAGCACGCGCGGACGGCTGATGCCGAGCTCGAAGCCCTCGCGGCGCATCGTCTCGATCAGCACGCCGAGCTGAAGCTCGCCGCGACCGGCGACTTCGAAGCTGTCCTTGTCCTCGCTCTCGGTGATCTTGATCGCGACGTTCGATTCCGCTTCGCGGAACAGGCGGTCGCGGATCATGCGGCTGGTCACCTTGCTGCCCTCACGGCCCGCCATCGGCGAGTCGTTGACGGCGAAGCGCATCGACAGCGTCGGCGGATCGATCGGCTGCGCCTGGAGCGGCACGCTGACCGACGTGTCGGCGATGGTGTTCGACACGGTGGCGACGGCGAGGCCGGCGAGGCTGATGATGTCGCCTGCCTTGGCTTCTTCCACCGGCACGCGATCCAGGCCGCGGAACGACATGATCTTCGAGGCGCGACCGGTCTCGATGATGTTGCCGTCGTTATCCAGCGCGTGGATCGGCTGGTTCATGCGCACCGTGCCGCTCTCGACACGGCCGGTGAGGATGCGGCCGAGGAAGTTGTCGCGGTCGAGCAGCGTCACCAGGAACTTGAACTCGGCGTCCGGGTCCACCTGGGGCGGCGGCACATGGTCGACGATCTTCTGGAACAGCGGGGTCAGCGTGCCCTCGCGCGCATCCGGATCGGTCGAGGCATAGCCGTTGCGGCCCGAGGCGTAGAGCACCGGGAAGTCGAGCTGCTCGTCGGTCGCTTCGAGCGTCACGAACAGGTCGAACACTTCGTCGAGCACTTCCTGCACGCGCGAATCGGCACGGTCGATCTTGTTGACGACCACGATCGGACGCAGGCCCAGCTTCAGCGCCTTGCCGGTCACGAACTTGGTCTGCGGCATCGCGCCTTCCGACGAATCGACCAGCAGGATCACGCCGTCGACCATGCTCAGGATGCGCTCCACCTCGCCGCCG
Protein-coding regions in this window:
- the typA gene encoding translational GTPase TypA; the protein is MNLRNVAIIAHVDHGKTTLVDQLFRQSGTFRDNQRVEERAMDSNDLEKERGITILAKPTSVDWSPDGSEENSIRINIVDTPGHADFGGEVERILSMVDGVILLVDSSEGAMPQTKFVTGKALKLGLRPIVVVNKIDRADSRVQEVLDEVFDLFVTLEATDEQLDFPVLYASGRNGYASTDPDAREGTLTPLFQKIVDHVPPPQVDPDAEFKFLVTLLDRDNFLGRILTGRVESGTVRMNQPIHALDNDGNIIETGRASKIMSFRGLDRVPVEEAKAGDIISLAGLAVATVSNTIADTSVSVPLQAQPIDPPTLSMRFAVNDSPMAGREGSKVTSRMIRDRLFREAESNVAIKITESEDKDSFEVAGRGELQLGVLIETMRREGFELGISRPRVLFQEGPEGREEPYETVVIDVDEEFSGTVVDKMNQRKAEMTDMRPSGGGKTRITFSAPSRGLIGYHGEFLSDTRGTGIMNRLFEKYGPYKGKIEGRKNGVLISNGAGEAQGYALGPLEERGILFVGHGEALYEGMIIGENAKTEDLEVNPMKAKQLTNFRASGGKDDAIRLTPPKKMTLEQAIAYIDDDEMVEVTPKNIRLRKRYLDPNERKRASRAKSAA